A region of Sphingomonas sp. DNA encodes the following proteins:
- the aroC gene encoding chorismate synthase: MSVNSFGRVLRVSTWGESHGPAIGALVDGCPPGLALTEADIQPYLDRRRPGQSRFTTQRREPDAVRILSGTFEGRTTGTPISLTIENVDQRSKDYADIAAAYRPGHADYAYDAKYGLRDHRGGGRSSARETAARVAAGAAARLIVPEVAIRACVVELGGDAIDRAAFDPEAIDANPFFCPDHAAAARWEGLVDAARKSGDSLGAVVECVATGVPAGWGAPVYAKLDADLAAALMSINAVKGVEIGDGFAAARLTGSENADEMRAGADGRPAFLANHAGGVAGGISTGQPIVVRAAFKPTSSILTPVRTLDRDGNETEIVTRGRHDPCVGIRGAPVVEAMVALVLADHKLLDRAQCGERG; this comes from the coding sequence ATGAGCGTCAACAGCTTCGGCCGGGTGCTGCGCGTCTCGACCTGGGGCGAAAGCCACGGCCCGGCGATCGGCGCGCTGGTGGACGGCTGCCCACCGGGCCTCGCGCTCACCGAAGCCGACATCCAGCCCTATCTCGACAGGCGCCGCCCCGGCCAGTCGCGCTTCACCACGCAGCGCCGCGAGCCGGATGCGGTCCGCATCCTCTCCGGCACGTTCGAGGGCCGCACCACCGGCACGCCGATCAGCCTGACGATCGAGAATGTCGACCAGCGATCGAAGGACTATGCGGACATCGCCGCCGCATACCGACCCGGCCATGCCGATTACGCCTATGACGCCAAATACGGCCTGCGCGACCATCGCGGCGGCGGCCGCTCCAGCGCGCGCGAGACGGCGGCGCGGGTCGCGGCGGGCGCGGCGGCGCGGCTGATCGTTCCCGAGGTGGCGATCCGCGCCTGTGTCGTCGAGCTGGGCGGCGATGCGATCGACCGGGCGGCGTTCGACCCGGAAGCGATCGACGCCAATCCCTTCTTCTGCCCCGATCACGCCGCCGCCGCGCGCTGGGAGGGCCTGGTGGACGCCGCCCGCAAATCCGGCGATTCGCTGGGCGCGGTCGTCGAATGCGTGGCGACCGGCGTGCCCGCCGGCTGGGGCGCGCCGGTTTACGCCAAGCTCGACGCCGATCTCGCCGCCGCGCTCATGTCGATCAACGCCGTCAAGGGCGTGGAGATCGGGGACGGTTTCGCTGCCGCCCGCTTGACGGGCAGCGAGAATGCCGACGAGATGCGCGCCGGCGCGGACGGCAGGCCCGCCTTCCTCGCCAACCATGCCGGCGGCGTCGCGGGCGGCATCTCGACCGGTCAGCCGATCGTCGTGCGCGCCGCCTTCAAGCCGACCTCGTCGATCCTCACCCCGGTGCGCACGCTCGATCGGGACGGCAACGAGACCGAGATCGTCACCAGGGGCCGCCACGATCCCTGCGTCGGCATTCGCGGCGCGCCGGTGGTCGAGGCGATGGTCGCGCTGGTGCTGGCCGATCACAAGCTGCTCGACCGCGCCCAATGCGGGGAGCGCGGATGA
- a CDS encoding 3-deoxy-7-phosphoheptulonate synthase: MTLKWTPQSWRDRPAAQLPAYGDAAALATVESCLAAAAPLTAIAENAALTAALAEVAAGRAMLLQGGDCAETFAEFGAEKVRVTFNLLLEMAAMLRAGGAGEVVTVARIAGQFAKPRSSDTETVGDVTLPAYRGDIVNGPDFDPASRAPDPMRMLEAHRQSKVTVDLLRAYGAAAYADLSEVHRSARQRIGLRFDHGAAPGDMARPAFVHTSHEALLLHYEQALTRWDPASEAWWATSAHMLWIGDRTRQLDGAHVEYARGIANTIGLKCGPSLQADELLRLIERLDPDNRPGRLVLIGRFGAREAARRLPALMRATRDAGRQIVWSIDPMHGNTVTKAGRKTRLMPDILAEIATFFDVARAEGVHPGGVHLEMTGAHVTECLGGSNPLGEEDLARRYLTHCDPRLNQAQAIDVAADVARLVMDEPRRASNAA, encoded by the coding sequence ATGACGTTGAAGTGGACCCCGCAATCGTGGCGCGACCGCCCGGCCGCGCAATTGCCGGCCTATGGCGATGCCGCCGCGCTCGCCACCGTCGAATCCTGCCTCGCCGCCGCCGCCCCGCTGACCGCCATCGCCGAGAATGCCGCGCTGACCGCCGCGCTCGCCGAGGTGGCGGCGGGCCGCGCCATGCTGCTCCAGGGCGGCGACTGCGCCGAGACCTTCGCCGAATTCGGCGCCGAGAAGGTGCGCGTCACCTTCAACCTGCTGCTCGAAATGGCCGCGATGCTGCGCGCCGGCGGCGCGGGCGAGGTGGTGACGGTGGCCCGCATCGCCGGCCAGTTCGCCAAGCCGCGTTCGTCCGACACCGAGACGGTCGGCGACGTCACCCTCCCCGCCTATCGCGGCGACATCGTCAACGGCCCGGATTTCGATCCCGCCAGCCGCGCGCCCGATCCGATGCGAATGCTGGAGGCGCACCGCCAGTCCAAGGTGACGGTCGATCTGCTGCGTGCCTATGGCGCGGCGGCCTATGCCGATCTCTCCGAAGTGCACCGCAGCGCGCGTCAGCGGATCGGCCTGCGCTTCGATCATGGCGCCGCGCCCGGCGACATGGCCCGCCCGGCTTTCGTCCATACCAGCCACGAGGCTTTGCTGCTCCATTACGAGCAGGCGCTGACCCGCTGGGACCCGGCGAGCGAGGCCTGGTGGGCGACCTCCGCGCATATGCTGTGGATCGGCGATCGCACCCGCCAGCTCGACGGCGCCCATGTCGAATATGCGCGTGGCATCGCCAACACGATCGGCCTCAAATGCGGGCCGAGCCTCCAGGCGGACGAATTGCTGCGGCTGATCGAACGGCTCGATCCGGACAATCGGCCCGGCCGGCTGGTGCTGATCGGCCGTTTCGGCGCGCGCGAGGCCGCCAGGCGGCTCCCCGCCCTGATGCGCGCGACCCGCGACGCCGGGCGCCAGATCGTCTGGTCGATCGATCCGATGCACGGCAACACGGTCACCAAGGCGGGGCGCAAGACCCGGCTGATGCCCGACATCCTGGCCGAGATCGCGACCTTCTTCGACGTGGCGCGCGCCGAGGGCGTGCATCCGGGCGGCGTCCATCTCGAGATGACCGGCGCGCATGTCACCGAATGTCTGGGTGGCAGCAATCCGCTCGGCGAGGAAGACCTCGCCCGGCGCTACCTCACCCATTGCGATCCCCGGCTCAACCAGGCCCAGGCGATCGACGTCGCCGCCGACGTGGCGCGGCTGGTGATGGACGAGCCCCGCCGCGCCTCCAACGCGGCATGA
- the pspC gene encoding envelope stress response membrane protein PspC → MTSPRTRFYLDKQNAKWSGVCAGIADYTGIDVTLVRLGFVASLFVLGPMTFIIYFLAAWMAPRKPIELYDRNREEQKFWQGVRANPRRTSREVRSRLRDIDRRLADMETYVTSSNSRLAREIEELR, encoded by the coding sequence ATGACCTCGCCTCGCACCCGCTTCTATCTCGACAAGCAGAACGCCAAATGGTCCGGCGTCTGCGCGGGGATCGCCGATTATACCGGCATCGACGTGACGCTCGTCCGGCTCGGCTTCGTCGCCTCGCTCTTCGTGCTCGGGCCGATGACCTTCATCATCTACTTCCTCGCCGCCTGGATGGCGCCGCGCAAGCCGATCGAACTCTACGACCGCAACCGCGAGGAGCAGAAATTCTGGCAGGGCGTGCGCGCCAATCCGCGCCGCACCTCGCGCGAGGTGCGCAGCCGGCTGCGCGACATCGACCGGCGCCTCGCCGACATGGAAACCTATGTCACCAGCTCCAACAGCCGCCTCGCCCGCGAGATCGAAGAGCTGCGCTGA
- the aroB gene encoding 3-dehydroquinate synthase, with the protein MSRVEVALGDRSYPILIEPGLLGRAAAPLAPFVRGGRLIVVSDVNVWAAQGARLAAGAELVPIVLPPGESTKSWEQLSALLDKLLELNVERSDHILAFGGGVIGDLVGFAASILKRGCGFVQVPTTLLAQVDSSVGGKTAINVPAGKNLVGAFHQPALVLIDPDCLDTLPPRDIRAGYAEVVKYGLIDDPAFFAWCEAYGAALLAGDGAARTHAIETSVKAKARIVAADERETKGTRALLNLGHTFAHALEAETGFSDRLLHGEAVALGMVLAFRFSAARGLCPTEDAERVARHLAGGGFATSLAEAGIDASGAALAAHMAHDKKASGGKVPFLLARGIGQTYLDRDVDLADAAAFLDAR; encoded by the coding sequence ATGAGCCGGGTCGAGGTCGCGCTCGGCGACCGGTCCTATCCCATCCTGATCGAGCCGGGCCTGCTCGGCCGCGCCGCCGCGCCCCTCGCCCCCTTCGTGCGCGGCGGGCGGCTGATCGTGGTCAGCGACGTGAACGTCTGGGCGGCGCAGGGCGCAAGGCTCGCTGCGGGCGCGGAGCTGGTCCCGATCGTCCTGCCCCCCGGCGAAAGCACGAAGAGCTGGGAACAGCTCTCGGCTCTGCTCGACAAGCTGTTGGAATTGAATGTCGAACGCTCCGATCATATCCTCGCCTTTGGCGGCGGCGTGATCGGCGATCTGGTCGGCTTCGCCGCGTCGATCCTGAAGCGCGGCTGCGGCTTCGTGCAGGTGCCCACCACCCTGCTCGCCCAGGTCGATTCCTCGGTCGGCGGCAAGACCGCGATCAACGTGCCCGCCGGCAAGAATCTCGTCGGCGCCTTCCACCAGCCGGCCTTGGTGCTGATCGATCCCGATTGCCTCGACACCCTGCCACCGCGCGATATCCGCGCCGGCTATGCCGAGGTCGTCAAATACGGCCTGATCGACGATCCGGCCTTCTTCGCCTGGTGCGAGGCGTACGGCGCGGCCCTGCTCGCCGGCGACGGCGCGGCGCGGACCCACGCGATCGAGACCAGCGTGAAGGCCAAGGCCCGCATCGTCGCCGCCGACGAGCGCGAGACGAAAGGCACGCGCGCTTTGCTCAATCTCGGCCACACCTTCGCCCATGCGCTGGAGGCGGAGACCGGCTTTTCCGATCGCCTGCTGCACGGCGAGGCGGTGGCGCTCGGCATGGTCCTCGCTTTCCGCTTCTCCGCCGCGCGCGGCCTGTGCCCGACGGAGGATGCCGAGCGGGTGGCCCGCCACCTCGCCGGCGGCGGCTTCGCGACCAGCCTCGCCGAAGCGGGGATCGACGCGAGCGGGGCCGCGCTGGCGGCGCATATGGCGCACGACAAGAAGGCGTCGGGCGGCAAGGTCCCCTTCCTGCTCGCGCGGGGCATCGGGCAAACCTATCTCGACCGCGACGTCGATCTCGCCGACGCCGCCGCCTTCCTGGACGCGCGATGA
- a CDS encoding shikimate dehydrogenase — translation MTPYAEVIGDPVAQSRSPAIHGGWLAEAGIEADYKATRVTCEEVEDFLAGRRSDPAWRGCNVTAPLKQAVIPHLDRLDPAATKIGAVNCIVPEADGLTGYNTDVDGVTTALDGADLAGASVAMIGAGGAARAGLAALAQLGAADIRLLARTPERAEPLRAVAPFAAFGFDQAPQAMAGVMGIVNASSLGMAHIGPMPPALLDALPCALPSAIAFDMVYNPPETAFLTAARAHGLRPVGGFVMLEGQARRAFRLFFGDLAPARRSV, via the coding sequence ATGACGCCCTATGCCGAGGTGATCGGCGATCCCGTCGCCCAGTCCCGCTCGCCCGCCATCCACGGCGGCTGGCTGGCCGAGGCAGGCATTGAGGCCGATTACAAGGCTACGCGCGTAACCTGTGAAGAAGTAGAAGATTTCCTTGCCGGTCGCCGCAGCGATCCGGCCTGGCGCGGCTGCAACGTCACCGCCCCGCTCAAGCAGGCCGTGATCCCGCATCTCGACCGGCTCGATCCGGCGGCGACGAAGATCGGCGCGGTCAACTGCATCGTGCCGGAAGCGGACGGCCTCACCGGCTACAACACCGATGTGGACGGCGTGACCACCGCGCTCGATGGCGCCGATCTGGCGGGCGCATCAGTCGCCATGATCGGCGCGGGCGGCGCGGCGCGGGCCGGCCTTGCCGCCCTCGCCCAGCTTGGCGCCGCCGACATCCGCCTCCTCGCCCGCACGCCAGAGCGGGCCGAGCCGCTGCGCGCGGTCGCCCCCTTCGCCGCCTTCGGCTTCGACCAGGCACCGCAAGCGATGGCGGGCGTCATGGGAATCGTGAACGCCTCCAGCCTCGGCATGGCCCATATCGGCCCGATGCCGCCCGCTTTGCTCGACGCCCTTCCCTGCGCCCTGCCCAGCGCCATCGCCTTCGACATGGTCTACAACCCGCCCGAAACGGCTTTCCTCACCGCCGCGCGGGCGCACGGCCTGCGCCCCGTCGGCGGCTTCGTGATGCTGGAAGGCCAGGCCCGCCGCGCCTTCCGGCTCTTCTTCGGCGATCTGGCACCCGCGCGCCGATCGGTGTAG
- the pspF gene encoding phage shock protein operon transcriptional activator produces the protein MERNTHLVGQSSSFLDAVERASRAAPLDRPVLVIGERGTGKELIAERLHRLSARWDGPLIIMNCAALPETLIEAELFGHEAGAFTGATKARPGRFEEASNGTLFLDELGSLSSPAQDRLLRAIEYGEVTRIGASRPIEVDVRIVAATNEHLPRMVEQNRFRADLLDRLSFEVVTLPPLRHRHSDIPVLADHFGRRMGLELGWDVWPAFSEEAMARLLAHGWPGNVRELRNVIERAVYRWEDQTVPIDEIQFDPFESPWAPMASAAANENKAAVPVGAAPAAESDGLAAAAAAAVHDPAACGDYRLAIAEYEKAILAVALEKCRWNQRAAAAALSLTYDQLRHAMRRHKLQEG, from the coding sequence GTGGAGCGCAACACGCATCTGGTCGGTCAATCCTCGTCCTTCCTCGACGCGGTCGAGCGGGCCAGCCGCGCCGCGCCGCTCGATCGTCCCGTCCTCGTCATCGGCGAGCGGGGCACCGGCAAGGAGCTGATCGCCGAGCGACTCCACCGTCTTTCCGCGCGCTGGGACGGTCCGCTCATTATCATGAATTGCGCCGCGCTGCCCGAGACTTTGATCGAGGCGGAGCTGTTCGGCCACGAAGCCGGCGCCTTCACCGGCGCGACCAAGGCGCGGCCCGGCCGGTTCGAGGAGGCGAGCAACGGCACGCTCTTCCTGGACGAGCTGGGCTCGCTCTCCAGCCCCGCGCAGGACCGCCTGCTGCGCGCCATCGAATATGGCGAGGTGACGCGGATCGGCGCCAGCCGGCCGATCGAGGTCGATGTCCGGATCGTCGCGGCCACCAACGAGCATCTGCCGCGCATGGTCGAGCAGAACCGGTTCCGCGCCGACCTGCTCGACCGGCTGAGCTTCGAGGTGGTGACGCTGCCGCCGCTGCGGCACCGGCACAGCGACATTCCCGTCCTCGCCGACCATTTCGGGCGGCGCATGGGGCTGGAGCTGGGCTGGGACGTCTGGCCCGCGTTCAGCGAGGAGGCGATGGCCCGGCTGCTCGCTCATGGCTGGCCCGGCAATGTCCGCGAATTGAGAAACGTGATCGAGCGCGCCGTCTATCGTTGGGAAGACCAGACCGTCCCGATCGACGAGATCCAGTTCGATCCGTTCGAAAGCCCCTGGGCGCCCATGGCTTCGGCCGCCGCGAACGAGAACAAGGCGGCCGTGCCGGTCGGCGCCGCGCCTGCCGCGGAAAGCGACGGCCTCGCCGCGGCCGCGGCGGCTGCCGTGCACGATCCCGCCGCCTGCGGCGATTATCGCCTCGCCATCGCCGAATATGAGAAGGCGATCCTCGCCGTGGCGCTGGAGAAATGCCGCTGGAACCAGCGTGCCGCCGCCGCCGCGCTCAGCCTCACCTACGACCAGCTCCGTCACGCGATGCGGCGGCACAAGCTGCAGGAAGGCTAG
- the pspA gene encoding phage shock protein PspA, producing the protein MGIFSRTRDIIAANVTDLLDKAEDPAKMIRMIILEMEETLVEVRASAARTIADQKEMRRQIDKLNRLQDSWVEKAELALSKDREDLAKAALFEKQKAADMADQLKTEIDVLDDALRASEADIAKLQTKLREARARQNAIMTRMESAHNRARLRELHSGPKVDDAFSRFDVLERHADLAEGHADALALGGPPRTLDDEIAELRNSDKVDAELEALKASLAKRSNGGEAAKKEG; encoded by the coding sequence ATGGGTATCTTTTCGCGGACGCGCGATATCATTGCCGCCAACGTCACCGATCTTCTGGACAAGGCCGAGGACCCGGCCAAGATGATCCGCATGATCATCCTGGAGATGGAGGAGACCCTCGTCGAGGTGCGCGCCTCCGCCGCCCGGACGATCGCCGACCAGAAGGAGATGCGCCGGCAGATCGACAAGCTGAACCGGCTCCAGGACAGCTGGGTCGAGAAGGCCGAGCTGGCATTGAGCAAGGACCGCGAGGATCTCGCCAAGGCCGCCCTGTTCGAGAAGCAGAAGGCCGCCGACATGGCCGATCAGCTCAAGACCGAGATCGACGTGCTCGACGATGCGCTGCGCGCTTCCGAGGCCGACATCGCCAAGCTGCAGACCAAGCTGCGCGAGGCCCGCGCCCGGCAGAACGCGATCATGACCCGGATGGAAAGCGCCCACAACCGCGCCCGCCTGCGCGAGCTGCATTCCGGCCCCAAGGTGGACGACGCCTTCTCGCGCTTCGACGTGCTGGAGCGCCACGCCGATCTCGCCGAGGGCCATGCCGACGCGCTCGCGCTGGGCGGCCCGCCCCGCACGCTGGACGACGAGATCGCCGAGCTGCGCAATTCCGACAAGGTCGATGCCGAGCTGGAGGCGCTGAAGGCCAGCCTCGCCAAGCGCAGCAACGGCGGTGAAGCCGCGAAGAAGGAGGGCTGA
- the pspB gene encoding envelope stress response membrane protein PspB, whose protein sequence is MEDILVPIGVVGMLFIGLPWIILHYVSKWKTASTLTTEDENLLDEMHELARRLDERMVTIERIVQAENPNWRAVAYDPADAALEDRSERLLAESRSNRASARRN, encoded by the coding sequence ATGGAAGACATCCTGGTCCCGATCGGTGTCGTCGGCATGCTCTTCATCGGGCTGCCGTGGATCATCCTCCATTATGTCAGCAAGTGGAAGACCGCCTCGACGCTCACCACCGAGGACGAGAACCTGCTCGACGAAATGCACGAGCTCGCCCGCCGGCTGGACGAGCGGATGGTGACGATCGAGCGGATCGTCCAGGCCGAGAATCCGAACTGGCGCGCCGTCGCCTACGATCCGGCCGACGCCGCCCTCGAGGACCGCTCCGAGCGCCTGCTCGCCGAATCCCGCTCCAACCGCGCCAGCGCCAGGAGGAACTGA
- a CDS encoding prephenate dehydratase has translation MKIAYQGAPGAFGWEACRIFLPEWTPVARATFTGVVKAVLAGKAARGMVPLRNAIAGPVPGVEELIRESGLLVVERHRLPIRMHLLGLPDAALDRIARVTSHPVALGQCGRWIAEADVATSEASNTAVAAQQLAESGDATTGVIASEAAADAYGLKILYRDVHDRDDNHTIFCVLARAEEAGA, from the coding sequence GTGAAGATCGCTTATCAGGGGGCGCCCGGCGCGTTCGGCTGGGAGGCCTGCCGCATTTTCCTGCCGGAATGGACGCCGGTGGCGCGCGCGACCTTCACCGGCGTCGTGAAGGCCGTCCTCGCCGGCAAGGCAGCGCGCGGCATGGTCCCCCTGCGCAATGCGATCGCCGGCCCGGTGCCGGGCGTCGAGGAGCTGATCCGGGAGAGCGGCCTGCTGGTGGTCGAGCGGCATCGGCTGCCGATCCGCATGCACCTGCTCGGCCTGCCCGATGCCGCGCTGGACCGCATCGCGCGCGTGACGAGCCACCCGGTCGCGCTCGGCCAGTGCGGGCGCTGGATCGCGGAAGCGGACGTCGCCACCAGCGAGGCGTCGAATACCGCCGTCGCGGCACAGCAACTGGCGGAATCCGGCGATGCGACGACCGGCGTGATCGCCTCCGAAGCCGCCGCCGACGCCTATGGCCTCAAGATCCTCTACCGCGACGTGCACGACCGCGACGACAATCACACCATCTTCTGCGTGCTCGCCCGCGCCGAGGAGGCGGGGGCATGA
- the hmgA gene encoding homogentisate 1,2-dioxygenase, protein MSAGYMSGFGNHFATEAVAGALPLGRNSPQRPAFGLYAEQLSGTAFTAPRHENRRSWLYRMRPSAAHPPFAPYRGAPLFAPGLPDAPLPPNRLRWDPLAMPETPTDFVDGLVTMMGNRAPDELTGVAVHIYRATADMHRCFFDADGELLLIPEQGRLAVATEMGRIDVEPGEIALIPRGVRFRVALPDGAARGYVAENHGALFRLPELGPLGSNGLANPRDFLTPVAAYEDKDGPVELIQKNLGSLWTTTLDHSPLDVVAWHGNLTPCKYDLRLFNTMGTVSYDHPDPSIFTVLTSPSETPGRANADFVIFPPRWMVAEDTFRPPWFHRNVMSECMGLIHGAYDAKADGFAPGGMSLHNLMSGHGPDAESWRKASEAELQPHKIDGTLAFMVETCWPYRPTRFALDHAQPDYDAAWDGFPKARLPE, encoded by the coding sequence ATGTCTGCTGGCTACATGTCCGGCTTCGGCAACCATTTCGCGACCGAGGCGGTGGCCGGCGCGCTGCCGCTGGGCCGCAATTCGCCCCAGCGCCCCGCCTTCGGTCTCTATGCCGAGCAACTGTCCGGCACCGCCTTCACCGCGCCGCGCCACGAAAATCGCCGTTCCTGGCTCTACCGGATGCGCCCGTCCGCCGCGCATCCGCCGTTCGCGCCCTATCGCGGCGCGCCGCTCTTCGCCCCCGGCCTGCCCGATGCCCCGCTGCCGCCCAACCGGCTGCGCTGGGATCCCCTCGCCATGCCGGAGACGCCGACCGATTTCGTCGACGGCCTCGTCACCATGATGGGCAATCGCGCGCCCGACGAGCTGACCGGCGTCGCCGTCCATATCTATCGCGCGACGGCCGACATGCACCGCTGTTTCTTCGACGCGGACGGCGAATTGCTGCTGATCCCCGAGCAGGGCCGCCTCGCCGTCGCCACCGAGATGGGCCGGATCGACGTGGAGCCGGGCGAGATCGCCCTGATCCCGCGCGGCGTGCGCTTCCGCGTCGCGCTGCCGGACGGCGCCGCGCGCGGCTATGTCGCGGAAAATCACGGCGCCTTGTTCCGCCTGCCGGAATTGGGACCTTTGGGCTCCAACGGCCTCGCCAATCCGCGCGATTTCCTCACGCCCGTCGCCGCCTATGAGGACAAGGACGGCCCGGTCGAGCTGATCCAGAAGAATCTCGGATCGCTCTGGACGACAACGCTGGACCACAGCCCGCTCGATGTCGTCGCCTGGCACGGCAATCTCACGCCCTGCAAATATGATCTGCGCCTGTTCAACACGATGGGGACGGTGAGCTACGACCATCCCGATCCCTCGATCTTCACCGTGCTCACCAGCCCGTCCGAGACGCCGGGCCGCGCCAATGCCGATTTCGTGATCTTCCCGCCGCGCTGGATGGTGGCGGAGGACACGTTCCGCCCGCCCTGGTTCCACCGCAACGTGATGAGCGAGTGCATGGGCCTCATCCACGGCGCCTATGACGCGAAGGCCGACGGTTTCGCGCCGGGCGGGATGAGCCTCCACAACCTGATGTCCGGCCACGGCCCGGACGCCGAGAGCTGGCGCAAGGCGAGCGAGGCGGAACTTCAGCCCCACAAGATCGACGGCACCCTCGCCTTCATGGTCGAAACCTGCTGGCCCTATCGCCCCACCCGCTTCGCGCTGGACCATGCCCAGCCGGATTACGACGCGGCGTGGGACGGATTTCCCAAAGCGCGCCTGCCGGAGTAA
- the aroA gene encoding 3-phosphoshikimate 1-carboxyvinyltransferase — MSAIMAAANGLRAGPASALRGRIVVPGDKSISHRALILGAMATGETRIEGLLESDDVLATAAAVRALGADVEKMGELWRVRGGAWRSPSAPIDCGNSGTAARLLIGAVAGRAVRAAFTGDESLRGRPMGRVTAPLEAMGAWFEGGDRLPLTVHGGGLGGIRFENATASAQVKSAILLAGLGTDAEVTVVEPRPSRDHSEKLLAAFGCDIEVKADGDGRRIRLGANRALRGADLHVPGDPSSAAFPLVAALIVPGSEVTVHGVLVNPLRAGLFETLTEMSADLRIENRRTIGGEEVADITARASTLRGITVPAARAPAMIDEYPILAVAAAFAEGKTVMHGLGELRVKESDRLAAILAGLASCGVQASAEGDTLRVTGGTPAGGGAVATHGDHRIAMSFLGLGLAARAPVSVDRADMIATSFPGFADLLYSLGAGLTEI, encoded by the coding sequence ATGAGCGCGATCATGGCGGCGGCGAACGGGCTGCGCGCGGGCCCGGCGAGTGCCCTGCGCGGCCGGATCGTGGTGCCCGGCGACAAGTCGATCTCGCACCGCGCGCTGATCCTGGGCGCGATGGCAACGGGCGAGACGCGGATCGAAGGGCTGCTCGAAAGCGACGACGTGCTGGCCACCGCCGCGGCGGTGCGCGCGCTCGGCGCCGACGTGGAGAAGATGGGTGAACTCTGGCGGGTACGCGGCGGCGCCTGGCGTTCGCCGTCCGCGCCGATCGATTGCGGCAATTCGGGAACGGCGGCGCGGCTGCTGATCGGCGCGGTCGCGGGCCGGGCGGTTCGCGCGGCCTTCACTGGCGACGAGTCCCTGCGCGGCCGTCCGATGGGCCGCGTGACCGCGCCGCTCGAAGCGATGGGCGCGTGGTTCGAAGGCGGCGACCGGCTGCCGCTCACCGTCCATGGCGGCGGGCTCGGCGGCATCCGCTTCGAGAACGCGACGGCCTCGGCCCAGGTCAAATCCGCCATCCTGCTCGCCGGGCTCGGCACCGATGCGGAGGTGACGGTGGTCGAGCCGCGCCCGAGCCGCGACCATAGCGAGAAGCTGCTCGCCGCCTTCGGCTGCGACATCGAAGTGAAGGCCGACGGCGACGGCCGCCGCATCCGCCTCGGCGCGAACCGGGCGCTGCGCGGGGCCGATCTCCACGTCCCCGGCGACCCCTCCTCCGCCGCCTTCCCGCTGGTCGCGGCTTTGATCGTGCCGGGCTCCGAGGTGACCGTGCACGGTGTGCTGGTCAATCCGCTGCGCGCCGGCCTGTTCGAGACGCTCACCGAGATGAGCGCGGACCTTCGCATCGAAAACCGCCGTACGATCGGCGGCGAGGAAGTGGCGGACATCACCGCCCGCGCCTCTACTCTGCGCGGCATAACCGTCCCCGCCGCCCGCGCGCCGGCGATGATCGACGAATATCCGATCCTCGCCGTCGCCGCCGCCTTCGCCGAAGGCAAGACGGTGATGCACGGCCTCGGCGAACTGCGCGTCAAGGAAAGCGACCGGCTCGCCGCCATCCTCGCCGGTCTCGCGTCCTGCGGCGTCCAGGCCAGTGCCGAGGGCGATACGCTGCGCGTCACCGGCGGCACGCCGGCCGGCGGCGGCGCGGTCGCCACCCATGGCGATCATCGCATCGCGATGAGCTTCCTCGGCCTCGGCCTCGCCGCCCGCGCACCGGTGTCGGTGGACCGCGCCGACATGATCGCCACCTCGTTTCCCGGCTTCGCCGATCTGCTATATTCGCTGGGCGCAGGCCTGACGGAGATTTGA